Proteins from a genomic interval of Megalopta genalis isolate 19385.01 unplaced genomic scaffold, iyMegGena1_principal scaffold0037, whole genome shotgun sequence:
- the Adck1 gene encoding aarF domain containing kinase 1, giving the protein MFISRRLLKTATFGIIGFGTLASLRANEYDIGSIGIVRLGRAAAKVFIIGRHYRNELYASELPNNSPEYLDLKSRVHKFGAEKLLELCCENKGVYIKVGQHIGALDYLLPAEYVRTMRVLHSSAPQSSFKDILTVIKEDFKKDPYEIFESIDPEPLGSASLAQVHKAVLKDGSIVAVKIQHRSVKTNSYVDIKTMSLLVRITSLVFPDFKFDWLVDETKKNIPRELDFLQEGRNAEKVQSIFSHYNWLKIPKIYWDISSHRVLTMEFVDGGQVNDLKYIQNNKLNAYEVSSKLGRLYSHMIFIVGFVHSDPHPGNILVRKKDNEAEIVLLDHGLYANLSNEFRWEYSKLWLAIFDRDKSAMQIHCARLGVSDLYGLLACMVSGRSWNAIMAGIQKTKYNVNEKLEFQKGIQQFLPEISSVLQKVNRQILLIFKTNDLLRSIEYSLNTGSRMFGMMEMSKCCIYSVYGEQLKLCTNPWIRWKLFVSKQWSLFKLSLYYIYLGALNFNIKTSTESFMNNSYYSF; this is encoded by the coding sequence ATGTTTATCTCTAGAAGGTTGTTAAAAACAGCAACATTTGGAATCATTGGATTCGGTACACTGGCCTCGCTGAGAGCTAATGAATACGATATAGGATCTATAGGTATCGTAAGACTTGGGCGAGCTGCAGCCAAAGTGTTCATAATAGGTAGACATTATAGGAATGAATTATACGCAAGCGAATTGCCCAACAATAGTCCAGAATATTTGGATTTAAAATCAAGAGTACACAAATTCGGAGCAGAGAAACTTTTAGAGCTCTGCTGTGAAAACAAAGGTGTTTATATAAAAGTAGGTCAACATATCGGAGCATTAGATTACTTACTACCAGCAGAGTATGTTAGAACTATGCGAGTACTGCATAGTTCTGCGCCACAGTCGTCTTTCAAAGATATATTAACTGTGATCAAAGAAGACTTCAAGAAAGATCCTTACGAAATATTTGAAAGTATCGATCCTGAACCATTGGGATCAGCTAGTTTAGCGCAAGTTCACAAAGCTGTATTGAAGGATGGCAGCATTGTTGCCGTTAAAATTCAACATCGGTCTGTTAAAACAAATTCTTACGTGGATATAAAAACCATGTCCCTTTTAGTGAGGATTACGTCGTTAGTTTTTCCTGACTTCAAATTCGATTGGCTCGTGGATGAAACGAAAAAGAACATTCCTAGAGAATTAGACTTCTTGCAAGAAGGGAGGAATGCTGAGAAAGTTCAAAGCATATTTTCGCATTACAATTGGTTGAAAATACCAAAAATCTATTGGGATATTTCGTCGCATCGTGTTTTAACGATGGAGTTCGTAGACGGTGGTCAAGTCAatgatttaaaatatattcaaaataataagttgAATGCGTACGAAGTTAGTAGCAAATTAGGACGACTGTATAGTCATATGATATTTATCGTGGGATTTGTACATTCTGATCCCCATCCTGGCAACATTTTGGTACGAAAAAAAGATAACGAAGCAGAAATAGTTCTCTTGGATCATGGATTGTATGCGAATCTTTCCAATGAATTTCGATGGGAATATTCTAAACTATGGTTAGCAATCTTTGACAGAGACAAAAGTGCGATGCAAATACATTGCGCCAGGTTGGGTGTTTCAGATTTATACGGACTACTGGCTTGTATGGTATCGGGTAGATCTTGGAATGCAATTATGGCGGGTATTCAGAAAACTAAATACAATGTTAACGAGAAGTTGGAATTTCAAAAAGGAATACAACAATTCTTACCAGAAATTAGTAGCGTACTTCAAAAAGTGAATAGACAAATATTGTTAATTTTCAAAACAAACGATCTTTTACGTTCTATCGAATATTCCTTGAATACAGGGTCTAGAATGTTTGGAATGATGGAAATGTCGAAATGTTGTATATACTCTGTTTATGGAGAACAACTGAAATTGTGCACGAATCCATGGATAAGATGGAAACTTTTCGTATCAAAACAATGGTCGTTATTtaaattatcattatattatatatatctaggagcattaaattttaatataaaaaccTCCACAGAATCATTTATGAATAACAGCTATTACTCTTTTTAA
- the Coq6 gene encoding ubiquinone biosynthesis protein COQ6, mitochondrial isoform X2, which produces MQLLIRANKILVKSLLSIPKRSVIPNASVIASKYSCANLQDEEYYDIIITGGGMVGTTLACALANNRKLECKHILLLESSNKSEYKSQEHYSNRVVALNQQTRTLLSSIGSWQHIEAVRYCPVRKMQVWDACSDAMIEFNEDHLSEEVAYIVENDLLLHAVNKQLADKENVNVVYESKVENIKLPQIQGEPARIQLQNGKKYKTQLLVGADGGNSLVRQCMGTQYMKWNYNQLGVVATLKLSEPTENIVAWQRFLPTGPIALLPLTDSLSSLVWSLPMDEAKKLLSVSEEEFVDSINDALWKLYPKDGIVESGMQALQQLLGGLTLETGVVRQLQPSISAIVEGSRAAFPLQFGHSVSYAQIGTALIGDAAHRIHPLAGQGVNLGFGDIIVLVQLLAEANVNGANLGDIMYLRKYETLRQRYNVPTMLAIDALHRLYKGTAAPIVLARSLGLQLTNAIPLLKKALIQHASGQAVSQ; this is translated from the exons atgcaattattaattcgtgCTAATAAAATATTAGTAAA AAGTTTACTATCAATTCCGAAAAGATCTGTCATCCCTAATGCATCGGTAATTGCATCGAAATATTCGTGTGCAAATCTACAAGATGAAGAATATtacgatattattataactGGTGGCGGTATGGTTGGAACAACACTTGCCTGTGCATTAG CCAACAATAGAAAACTCGAATGTAAACACATCCTTCTGTTAGAAAGTAGCAAcaaatctgaatataaatcgcAGGAACATTATTCCAATCGTGTGGTTGCTCTAAACCAACAAACACGTACCTTACTATCGAGTATAGGATCATGGCAGCACATAGAAGCAGTACGATATTGCCCGGTGCGAAAAATGCAG GTATGGGATGCCTGTTCGGATGCTATGATCGAATTCAATGAAGATCATCTATCGGAAGAAGTTGCATATATCGTGGAGAATGATTTGTTGCTACACGCGGTAAATAAGCAACTAGCTGATAAGGAGAATGTGAACGTAGTTTATGAATCTAAAgtcgaaaatattaaattaccTCAAATTCAAGGGGAACCTGCAAGAATACAACTGCAGAATGGAAAAAAATACAAAACTCAGTTATTG GTTGGCGCAGATGGTGGAAATTCACTGGTACGACAATGTATGGGTACACAATATATGAAGTGGAATTATAATCAGCTAGGTGTAGTTGCTACACTTAAATTATCAGAG CCAACAGAAAATATCGTTGCATGGCAGAGATTCCTTCCAACAGGCCCAATTGCATTATTACCT TTAACAGATTCACTTAGTTCACTCGTATGGTCGCTACCGATGGATGAAGCAAAAAAACTTTTAAGTGTTTCTGAAGAGGAATTTGTTGATAGCATAAACGATGCTTTATGGAAATTGTATCCAAAGGATGGAATAGTTGAAAGTGGCATGCAAGCTCTGCAACAATTACTTGGAGGTTTGACTTTAGAGACGGGTGTAGTAAGACAATTACAACCATCCATATCAGCTATCGTAGAAGGATCACGTGCAGCTTTTCCTTTACAATTTGGTCATTCTGTATCATATGCTCAGATTGGAACTGCCTTGATCGG GGATGCAGCGCATAGAATCCATCCATTAGCTGGTCAAGGTGTTAACTTGGGTTTCGGTGATATAATAGTCCTGGTCCAACTTCTCGCAGAAGCTAATGTAAATGGAGCTAATTTAGGCGATATAATGTATTTAAGGAAATATGAAACATTGAGGCAACGATATAATGTTCCAACTATGCTTGCTATCGATGCGTTACATCGACTTTACAAAGGCACTGCAGCTCCCATTGTGCTTGCAAGAAGTTTAGGATTACAATTGACGAATGCCATTCCATTACTAAAG aaagCCCTGATACAACATGCATCTGGTCAAGCAGTAAGTCAATAA
- the Coq6 gene encoding ubiquinone biosynthesis protein COQ6, mitochondrial isoform X3, with the protein MFVHIKTLKYISLLSIPKRSVIPNASVIASKYSCANLQDEEYYDIIITGGGMVGTTLACALANNRKLECKHILLLESSNKSEYKSQEHYSNRVVALNQQTRTLLSSIGSWQHIEAVRYCPVRKMQVWDACSDAMIEFNEDHLSEEVAYIVENDLLLHAVNKQLADKENVNVVYESKVENIKLPQIQGEPARIQLQNGKKYKTQLLVGADGGNSLVRQCMGTQYMKWNYNQLGVVATLKLSEPTENIVAWQRFLPTGPIALLPLTDSLSSLVWSLPMDEAKKLLSVSEEEFVDSINDALWKLYPKDGIVESGMQALQQLLGGLTLETGVVRQLQPSISAIVEGSRAAFPLQFGHSVSYAQIGTALIGDAAHRIHPLAGQGVNLGFGDIIVLVQLLAEANVNGANLGDIMYLRKYETLRQRYNVPTMLAIDALHRLYKGTAAPIVLARSLGLQLTNAIPLLKKALIQHASGQAVSQ; encoded by the exons ATGTTCGTGCATATAAAAACTcttaaatatat AAGTTTACTATCAATTCCGAAAAGATCTGTCATCCCTAATGCATCGGTAATTGCATCGAAATATTCGTGTGCAAATCTACAAGATGAAGAATATtacgatattattataactGGTGGCGGTATGGTTGGAACAACACTTGCCTGTGCATTAG CCAACAATAGAAAACTCGAATGTAAACACATCCTTCTGTTAGAAAGTAGCAAcaaatctgaatataaatcgcAGGAACATTATTCCAATCGTGTGGTTGCTCTAAACCAACAAACACGTACCTTACTATCGAGTATAGGATCATGGCAGCACATAGAAGCAGTACGATATTGCCCGGTGCGAAAAATGCAG GTATGGGATGCCTGTTCGGATGCTATGATCGAATTCAATGAAGATCATCTATCGGAAGAAGTTGCATATATCGTGGAGAATGATTTGTTGCTACACGCGGTAAATAAGCAACTAGCTGATAAGGAGAATGTGAACGTAGTTTATGAATCTAAAgtcgaaaatattaaattaccTCAAATTCAAGGGGAACCTGCAAGAATACAACTGCAGAATGGAAAAAAATACAAAACTCAGTTATTG GTTGGCGCAGATGGTGGAAATTCACTGGTACGACAATGTATGGGTACACAATATATGAAGTGGAATTATAATCAGCTAGGTGTAGTTGCTACACTTAAATTATCAGAG CCAACAGAAAATATCGTTGCATGGCAGAGATTCCTTCCAACAGGCCCAATTGCATTATTACCT TTAACAGATTCACTTAGTTCACTCGTATGGTCGCTACCGATGGATGAAGCAAAAAAACTTTTAAGTGTTTCTGAAGAGGAATTTGTTGATAGCATAAACGATGCTTTATGGAAATTGTATCCAAAGGATGGAATAGTTGAAAGTGGCATGCAAGCTCTGCAACAATTACTTGGAGGTTTGACTTTAGAGACGGGTGTAGTAAGACAATTACAACCATCCATATCAGCTATCGTAGAAGGATCACGTGCAGCTTTTCCTTTACAATTTGGTCATTCTGTATCATATGCTCAGATTGGAACTGCCTTGATCGG GGATGCAGCGCATAGAATCCATCCATTAGCTGGTCAAGGTGTTAACTTGGGTTTCGGTGATATAATAGTCCTGGTCCAACTTCTCGCAGAAGCTAATGTAAATGGAGCTAATTTAGGCGATATAATGTATTTAAGGAAATATGAAACATTGAGGCAACGATATAATGTTCCAACTATGCTTGCTATCGATGCGTTACATCGACTTTACAAAGGCACTGCAGCTCCCATTGTGCTTGCAAGAAGTTTAGGATTACAATTGACGAATGCCATTCCATTACTAAAG aaagCCCTGATACAACATGCATCTGGTCAAGCAGTAAGTCAATAA
- the Coq6 gene encoding ubiquinone biosynthesis protein COQ6, mitochondrial isoform X1 → MIYVNNNVQSNIYISNLLSLCNIFSNYIGSLVKRILLKVVLSLCESRCIWNWTRSISLLSIPKRSVIPNASVIASKYSCANLQDEEYYDIIITGGGMVGTTLACALANNRKLECKHILLLESSNKSEYKSQEHYSNRVVALNQQTRTLLSSIGSWQHIEAVRYCPVRKMQVWDACSDAMIEFNEDHLSEEVAYIVENDLLLHAVNKQLADKENVNVVYESKVENIKLPQIQGEPARIQLQNGKKYKTQLLVGADGGNSLVRQCMGTQYMKWNYNQLGVVATLKLSEPTENIVAWQRFLPTGPIALLPLTDSLSSLVWSLPMDEAKKLLSVSEEEFVDSINDALWKLYPKDGIVESGMQALQQLLGGLTLETGVVRQLQPSISAIVEGSRAAFPLQFGHSVSYAQIGTALIGDAAHRIHPLAGQGVNLGFGDIIVLVQLLAEANVNGANLGDIMYLRKYETLRQRYNVPTMLAIDALHRLYKGTAAPIVLARSLGLQLTNAIPLLKKALIQHASGQAVSQ, encoded by the exons atgatTTATGTGAATAATAATGTACAAAGCaacatatatatttctaatttattATCGTTATGCAACATTTTCTCCAACTATATTGGAAGCTTAGTAAAGCGAATTTTACTTAAAGTCGTGTTATCGCTATGCGAAAGTAGATGCATTTGGAATTGGACGAGATCAAT AAGTTTACTATCAATTCCGAAAAGATCTGTCATCCCTAATGCATCGGTAATTGCATCGAAATATTCGTGTGCAAATCTACAAGATGAAGAATATtacgatattattataactGGTGGCGGTATGGTTGGAACAACACTTGCCTGTGCATTAG CCAACAATAGAAAACTCGAATGTAAACACATCCTTCTGTTAGAAAGTAGCAAcaaatctgaatataaatcgcAGGAACATTATTCCAATCGTGTGGTTGCTCTAAACCAACAAACACGTACCTTACTATCGAGTATAGGATCATGGCAGCACATAGAAGCAGTACGATATTGCCCGGTGCGAAAAATGCAG GTATGGGATGCCTGTTCGGATGCTATGATCGAATTCAATGAAGATCATCTATCGGAAGAAGTTGCATATATCGTGGAGAATGATTTGTTGCTACACGCGGTAAATAAGCAACTAGCTGATAAGGAGAATGTGAACGTAGTTTATGAATCTAAAgtcgaaaatattaaattaccTCAAATTCAAGGGGAACCTGCAAGAATACAACTGCAGAATGGAAAAAAATACAAAACTCAGTTATTG GTTGGCGCAGATGGTGGAAATTCACTGGTACGACAATGTATGGGTACACAATATATGAAGTGGAATTATAATCAGCTAGGTGTAGTTGCTACACTTAAATTATCAGAG CCAACAGAAAATATCGTTGCATGGCAGAGATTCCTTCCAACAGGCCCAATTGCATTATTACCT TTAACAGATTCACTTAGTTCACTCGTATGGTCGCTACCGATGGATGAAGCAAAAAAACTTTTAAGTGTTTCTGAAGAGGAATTTGTTGATAGCATAAACGATGCTTTATGGAAATTGTATCCAAAGGATGGAATAGTTGAAAGTGGCATGCAAGCTCTGCAACAATTACTTGGAGGTTTGACTTTAGAGACGGGTGTAGTAAGACAATTACAACCATCCATATCAGCTATCGTAGAAGGATCACGTGCAGCTTTTCCTTTACAATTTGGTCATTCTGTATCATATGCTCAGATTGGAACTGCCTTGATCGG GGATGCAGCGCATAGAATCCATCCATTAGCTGGTCAAGGTGTTAACTTGGGTTTCGGTGATATAATAGTCCTGGTCCAACTTCTCGCAGAAGCTAATGTAAATGGAGCTAATTTAGGCGATATAATGTATTTAAGGAAATATGAAACATTGAGGCAACGATATAATGTTCCAACTATGCTTGCTATCGATGCGTTACATCGACTTTACAAAGGCACTGCAGCTCCCATTGTGCTTGCAAGAAGTTTAGGATTACAATTGACGAATGCCATTCCATTACTAAAG aaagCCCTGATACAACATGCATCTGGTCAAGCAGTAAGTCAATAA
- the pyx gene encoding transient receptor potential channel pyrexia, translating into MSIQKRKPLLSRFLSTRTSYEETTDVMATPSIIVNDIEDCERIWMDDIGNSSISSGNSSDSITYHIRERQMTKEQPWTKEEIVSALSNLPDGEYALSIVPTLYGDTLHKTINEFLNVNSKVVTSNARKISISSSENGNVIENEAANISQHLKNWPNTYLLVSCFLGHVELVKVLLNKNVNPSTRDCDGRTPLHLSACAASVKILEELLKYGANPGEWDFNNKCAPLHCAAATGDISSVNCLIKAGAEVNAGLSGKSPLYYAVSSNADDCVEALLQAGAIPNTPQVYTETPLHVAAGLGSVTCTALLLKYGADVRVQFSSTRSTPLHLAAEEGSAECTKLLLEVGATCEVKNSRGQTPLHLAALSQSAETLDVLLNAGANVNTEDNDGRTPLHAAVAKATRGMELVRILMQAGALINTSDKFGYTPLHIAALNESSSTVMMLLSKGADVTARTKGGISALSFIVRRTPDVLPRFISRLDQAISLHDHELGDVDCELRLDFRPLVPGGRGEMDLMLCLVEVGQRHVLKHPLCESFLYLKWLRIRKFFLISLIFHSIFVAFFTAYIAVTYFWNIKNLRTVLFWPVLIFTITLAGKEFFQMAHGLWCYAKGWENWLQWSVIFISSIILIEPIFHWQHHVAALGILLIWLELMMVVGRFPMFGLYIQMFTQVSINFFKFLGAYMCLIIGFSLGFSVLHKNYKSFANPLVGLLKTIIMMSGELEFEDVYFDESAPILYSGTAHLMLLSFVILVTVILTNLMMGLAVSDIQELRRCAGLDRLVRRAELVAHLESMLFSKILDHAPSRIMKTCRRGALLLHPPHHCALHIRPNDPRENRLPRDLVKATYRLVSGRKNRNTNTRSTSVHNRERSNTEASNSKLSRLYSTTSTNDNNQQQFNELATELRRCSYNIGARLDNLTNKIESIVREYSN; encoded by the exons ATGTCGATCCAAAAGAGAAAACCTCTTCTAAGCAGATTTTTAAGTACACGTACTTCTTATGAAGAAACAACCGATGTAATGGCAACACCATCTATTATCGTCAACGATATC GAAGACTGCGAACGCATTTGGATGGATGATATAGGAAATAGCAGTATAAGTTCAGGAAACAGTTCTGATTCGATTACCTATCACATAAGAGAAAGACAAATGACAAAAGAACAACCATGGACTAAAGAAGAAATCGTTTCTGCTCTCTCTAATCTTCCAGACGGAGAATATGCTCTATCTATTGTCCCGACTCTTTACGGCGATACGTTGCATAAAACTATAAATGAATTTTTGAATGTCAACAGCAAGGTAGTGACATCCAATGCCAGGAAAATTTCCATATCTTCGTCTGAAAATGG AAACGTGATTGAAAACGAAGCAGCAAATATTTCGCAGCATTTAAAGAACTGGCCAAACACATATCTCTTAGTCTCTTGCTTTTTGGGTCATGTAGAATTGGTAAAAGTTTTATTGAACAAAAACGTGAATCCTTCAACTAGAGACTGTGACGGCAG GACACCATTGCACTTAAGTGCTTGTGCAGCTTCTGTGAAAATTTTAGAAGAACTATTAAAATATGGTGCTAATCCAGGTGAATGGGATTTTAATAACAAGTGTGCACCCTTACATTGTGCTGCTGCAACCGGAGATATTTCTAGTGTCAATTGTTTGATAAAAGCAGGAGCAGAAGTAAATGCAGGACTCTCAGGAAAAAGTCCTCTTTACTATGCTGTTTCGAGTAACGCGGATGACTGTGTCGAAGCTTTATTACAAGCAGGTGCTATCCCTAATACTCCACAG GTTTATACGGAAACACCGTTACATGTAGCAGCAGGACTGGGTTCTGTTACATGTACAGCGTTATTGTTAAAATATGGTGCAGACGTTAGGGTGCAGTTTAGTTCTACGCGATCGACTCCTTTGCATTTAGCGGCAGAAGAAGGCAGTGCAGAATGCACAAAATTATTGCTAGAAGTTGGTGCAACCTGCGAGGTAAAAAATTCACGAGGTCAAACACCGCTGCACTTGGCAGCTTTGTCCCAATCGGCAGAAACTTTGGACGTGCTTTTAAATGCTGGTGCGAATGTCAATACAGAAGATAACGACGGACGTACTCCACTGCACGCTGCTGTTGCAAAAGCTACCAGAGGGATGGAATTGGTCAGAATTTTGATGCAG GCTGGTGCTTTGATCAACACGTCGGACAAATTTGGCTACACACCGTTACATATCGCTGCTCTGAACGAAAGTTCGTCAACTGTGATGATGTTATTGTCGAAAGGAGCAGACGTTACCGCCAGAACGAAAGGTGGTATTTCTGCATTGAGTTTTATTGTACGCAGAACGCCCGATGTATTGCCACGATTTATCTCACGCTTGGATCAAGCGATTTCTTTACACGATCATGAATTAGGCGATGTCGATTGTGAATTAAGATTAGACTTTAGACCTCTGGTACCAGGTGGCAGAGGGGAAATGGATTTAATGTTGTGCCTTGTAGAAGTTGGACAAAGACATGTATTAAAACATCCGTTATGCGAAAGTTTCCTCTATTTAAAATGGTTAAGAATTCGTAAATTTTTCTTGATCAGTTTGATATTTCATTCCATTTTCGTTGCATTTTTCACTGCATACATTGCAGTTACATACTTCTGGAACATAAAAAACCTCAGGACAGTACTTTTTTGGCCGGTATTGATATTTACTATAACTCTTGCCGGTAAAGAATTCTTTCAAATGGCTCACGGTTTATGGTGTTATGCCAAAGGATGGGAAAACTGGCTCCAATGGAGCGTTATTTTCATATCGAGCATAATATTGATCGAGCCAATTTTTCATTGGCAGCATCATGTAGCAGCTTTAGGTATACTTCTAATTTGGCTAGAGTTAATGATGGTGGTTGGGAGATTTCCAATGTTTGGCCTTTATATACAAATGTTTACCCAAGTCTCgattaatttctttaaattccTTGGTGCTTATATGTGCCTTATAATTGGTTTTTCATTAGGTTTTAGCGTattacataaaaattataaatcgtTTGCTAATCCCTTGGTTGGTTTACTGAAAACCATTATAATGATGTCTGGAGAATTAGAATTCGAAGACGTATACTTCGATGAAAGTGCACCAATATTGTATTCTGGTACGGCACACTTAATGCTTTTGAGTTTTGTCATCTTAGTGACAGTAATTTTAACGAATTTAATGATGGGCCTTGCTGTATCAGATATACAGGAATTACGAAGATGTGCCGGATTAGATAGATTAGTACGTAGAGCGGAATTAGTAGCGCATTTGGAAAGTATGTTATTTTCGAAGATTTTGGATCATGCACCGAGCAGGATTATGAAGACGTGTAGACGAGGAGCGCTTCTTTTACATCCGCCACACCATTGCGCTCTTCATATACGTCCGAACGATCCCCGTGAAAACCGTTTACCACGGGACTTAGTAAAGGCTACTTATCGCTTAGTAAGTGGTAGAAAAAATCGTAATACAAATACTAGAAGTACGTCTGTACATAACAGAGAAAGAAGCAATACAGAAGCCAGTAACTCAAAATTAAGTAGACTCTACAGCACAACTTCGACCAACGATAACAATCAACAACAGTTCAACGAATTAGCTACCGAATTGAGAAGATGCTCGTACAATATTGGTGCACGTTTGGACAATTTAACTAATAAAATAGAAAGTATTGTTAGAGAGTACAGTAACTGA